In Lentilitoribacter sp. Alg239-R112, the following proteins share a genomic window:
- the ugpE gene encoding sn-glycerol-3-phosphate ABC transporter permease UgpE — MVEKRGGSLWLTHALMIFGILIVFFPIWLAFVASTVTQPEIVKPPMPLLPGGHFIENYTRALFAGVNVPVATMLFNSLIMAIGIAVGKIIISLLSAFAIVYFKFPGRSTFFWMIFITLMLPVEVRIVPTYEVVAGFGMLNSYSGLIFPLIASATATFLFRQFFMTIPDELAEAARVDGARPMRFFIDIIIPMSRTNIAALFVVLFIYGWNQYLWPLLITTEPDMNTIVMGIKQMFPSGDDTADWPVIMATSILAMIPPVVVVISMQKLFISGLVDSEK; from the coding sequence ATGGTCGAAAAAAGAGGCGGCTCATTGTGGCTTACTCATGCGTTGATGATCTTTGGTATCCTGATTGTCTTCTTCCCAATCTGGCTTGCGTTTGTGGCATCTACCGTAACCCAGCCTGAGATTGTAAAGCCTCCAATGCCGCTATTGCCCGGTGGCCATTTTATTGAAAATTATACTCGCGCATTATTTGCAGGAGTGAACGTGCCTGTGGCAACTATGCTGTTCAACTCGCTTATTATGGCGATTGGCATTGCAGTTGGTAAAATCATTATCTCTCTCCTATCAGCTTTTGCCATTGTGTATTTTAAATTCCCGGGTCGTTCGACGTTTTTCTGGATGATATTCATCACGTTGATGCTGCCAGTAGAAGTTCGCATTGTGCCAACGTACGAAGTGGTTGCTGGCTTTGGCATGTTAAACAGTTACTCTGGTTTGATCTTTCCATTAATCGCATCGGCAACAGCGACATTTTTGTTTCGGCAATTTTTTATGACAATTCCTGATGAATTGGCAGAGGCTGCGCGTGTTGATGGCGCGCGACCAATGCGCTTTTTCATTGATATCATCATCCCGATGAGCCGCACAAATATTGCTGCACTCTTTGTGGTTTTGTTCATCTATGGTTGGAACCAGTATTTGTGGCCTTTGTTGATCACAACTGAGCCAGACATGAACACGATTGTGATGGGCATCAAACAAATGTTCCCATCAGGTGATGACACTGCTGATTGGCCGGTCATTATGGCCACGTCCATTCTGGCAATGATCCCTCCAGTTGTTGTGGTGATTTCTATGCAGAAATTGTTCATCAGCGGACTAGTAGATAGTGAGAAATAA
- a CDS encoding TRAP transporter small permease subunit gives MEKLRTISLLVDRLNDWIGRTTAWLTLIMVLVQLTVVILRYVFSIGSISLQESIWYMHGTVFMVAAGAVFLADGHVRIDVFYRGKSEVYRAWVNLVGILALLLPVCFATIYLSWGYVTNSWAALEGSIELSGLPLIFLYKTMIWVFAGLLGLQACSEAIKCLLIIGGKTVEEV, from the coding sequence ATGGAAAAACTGCGCACTATCTCGCTGCTAGTTGACCGACTCAATGATTGGATCGGACGAACAACTGCGTGGCTCACTCTCATAATGGTCCTCGTACAACTGACAGTCGTCATACTGCGCTACGTCTTTTCGATTGGTTCCATCTCCTTACAAGAATCAATTTGGTATATGCACGGGACCGTCTTCATGGTCGCTGCCGGAGCCGTTTTCCTCGCCGATGGTCATGTCAGGATTGACGTCTTTTACCGCGGTAAATCTGAAGTTTATAGGGCATGGGTCAATCTAGTTGGAATACTCGCCCTACTCTTGCCTGTCTGTTTTGCAACAATCTATCTATCTTGGGGTTATGTCACGAACAGTTGGGCCGCGCTGGAAGGCTCAATCGAACTGAGTGGTCTGCCTCTTATCTTTCTCTACAAAACAATGATCTGGGTCTTTGCCGGGCTGCTAGGACTGCAAGCATGTTCCGAAGCCATCAAGTGCCTTCTGATTATCGGCGGTAAAACCGTCGAGGAGGTATAG
- a CDS encoding TRAP transporter substrate-binding protein, with protein MTDLNRRNFIAKGAVVTAGAGAAVLATPAIAQDKIELRMATSWPKNFPGLGTAASRFAERVGKATDGRITIKVLAAGELVKALGVHDAVQEGAADLYHSAEYYYQGKAKGLAFFSAVPMGLTADEMNGWIYHGGGQQIWDDISAPFNIKPLACGNTGSQMGGWFKNPITSLDDFKGLKMRMPGLGGDVLKELGATPVTLSGSEILPALQAGTIDATEWVGPWNDLAFGFYKVVKNYHYPGFHEPGTLLSVGFNKGKWDAMSASDRAIIEYCAMAENVYDLAEYTANNSGALKTLVEEHGVNLVEFPDEVYKKVAEVTPDIIAKVAATDADTKKVADSFNDFLGKARSWSGISDGAYMNKRNING; from the coding sequence ATGACTGATTTAAATAGAAGAAACTTCATTGCGAAAGGTGCCGTTGTCACAGCTGGCGCCGGAGCAGCAGTTCTTGCAACACCCGCAATTGCGCAGGACAAAATTGAACTGCGCATGGCAACCTCATGGCCGAAAAACTTTCCCGGCCTTGGAACAGCAGCATCGCGTTTTGCTGAACGGGTTGGCAAGGCCACCGACGGACGCATCACCATCAAGGTACTTGCTGCTGGCGAACTAGTGAAAGCGCTCGGTGTGCATGATGCGGTCCAAGAGGGTGCCGCAGATCTTTATCACTCCGCTGAATATTACTATCAGGGTAAGGCTAAAGGGCTTGCGTTCTTCTCAGCTGTGCCAATGGGTTTGACAGCTGATGAGATGAACGGCTGGATCTACCATGGCGGTGGTCAGCAAATCTGGGACGACATTTCTGCGCCGTTTAACATCAAGCCATTGGCTTGTGGTAACACAGGCTCTCAAATGGGTGGCTGGTTCAAAAACCCAATCACATCGCTTGATGACTTCAAAGGTCTGAAAATGCGTATGCCCGGTCTTGGCGGTGACGTTCTCAAAGAGCTCGGCGCTACACCTGTTACCCTGTCCGGGTCAGAAATTCTGCCTGCCCTTCAGGCCGGAACAATTGATGCGACTGAATGGGTCGGTCCTTGGAACGATCTAGCCTTTGGCTTCTATAAGGTCGTGAAAAACTACCACTACCCTGGATTCCATGAGCCGGGAACTTTGCTTTCAGTTGGCTTTAACAAAGGCAAGTGGGACGCAATGTCAGCTTCAGATCGCGCTATCATCGAATACTGTGCGATGGCAGAGAACGTTTATGACTTAGCAGAATACACCGCCAACAACTCAGGCGCACTTAAGACGCTTGTCGAAGAGCATGGTGTAAATCTGGTTGAGTTCCCAGACGAGGTCTACAAGAAAGTTGCGGAAGTCACGCCGGACATTATTGCCAAGGTGGCTGCAACCGACGCTGACACCAAAAAGGTCGCTGACAGCTTCAACGATTTCCTTGGAAAAGCGAGAAGCTGGTCGGGCATCTCAGATGGCGCGTACATGAACAAGCGCAACATCAACGGCTAG
- a CDS encoding molybdopterin-dependent oxidoreductase: MGNTEITTKTGFCSLCRSRCGATYTIEDGQLTSAGPAPDHPTGSALCLKGKAAPEIIYSPERILHPMRRTTPKTDPNPGWERISWDEALGEVASKFNEIKRNNGAESVAFAVTSPSGSTISDNIDWIERFIRKFGSPNTAYATEICNWHKDHAHKFTFGSGILYPEYAKADTILLWGFNPSATWLDQATQIANARARGAKIMSVDPRNSGYARDADHWLRILPGSDGILAMGIANLMIQRNGYNDAFVRHWSNGPFLVRDDTGEFLRAKDIGAEGDGRYVVAKPDGQLIILDQRIRNEDTNLSDVVLEGNIAVETVAGKIICRPAFDLYAEACRAYSLERVSQETTIPTDAIEAAAEALIKAKSVAYYAWNGVAQHSNAVQTDRAIAMLMSLKGCYDAPGGNVAYSKHVTNAPTNFNQWPEGQLAKALGAKERPLGPASQGWVAATDLYSAILTKKPYPIRAMMVFGANLAVSHGETVRGKAALEALEFHVHCDAIETPTASYADIFLPVNTAWEREGLRVGFEVSQDAEELIQLRQPMIDSQGESRSDREILFDLAQRVGLSEEFYGGDIDKALSAMLEPTGVSLEELRAHPEGIKRPLSYKPKKYAEQTDGKLVGFATDTGRVEIYSELFLRHGYDPIPRFEAPERGDADFPFVLTTAKSGYYNHSSQRHIPSLRKRLPEPYVELCSETADNNGFAADDMMRIETASGEIRMKLRINDSLHPDVAVASYGWWQANDRMSLPGFDPYTNKGSNYNRLITAEKSDPISGAVPHRSARCKLSLLDSTMAALPSWKGFASATVTSVETVADDVTQVSIKIDDLSEAPDYLPGQHIVLSIDGANGANKLTRCYSLVGEAVNSQRSEYVIAVRRVLAPAGASDLPPGEMSGYINDGLKPGAKLAIKAPAGRFVMPVESDAPIVLIAGGIGITPFLSYLETVAKSKIQPRIHLVYANRNGRAHAFRKRLLELKAAIPTLTVSNIYNEPLTDDLKGVEYDRSGVVSAGDILLSEFDTAPNVFQCGPPPMMAAVEKALAEHGHPAELLHKEAFTSPVATNPIPKGPFKVTFAKSGKTVVWTQASGSLLDLGEAEGITLNSGCRAGQCESCVQTVVTGDVTYRTDLEFNENDRCLTCQAVPTTDLTLDV; this comes from the coding sequence ATGGGCAATACAGAAATCACAACAAAAACAGGATTTTGTTCCTTATGTCGTTCACGTTGCGGAGCCACGTATACGATTGAGGACGGTCAGTTAACTTCCGCCGGACCAGCGCCTGATCATCCAACTGGTTCAGCGTTGTGCCTAAAAGGTAAGGCTGCCCCTGAAATCATCTACAGCCCAGAACGGATCTTGCATCCGATGCGGCGGACCACGCCCAAAACGGATCCAAATCCGGGATGGGAGCGCATCAGCTGGGATGAGGCTCTTGGCGAGGTGGCCAGCAAATTTAATGAAATCAAGCGCAATAATGGTGCGGAATCGGTGGCGTTTGCAGTAACCAGCCCAAGTGGCTCGACCATCAGTGATAATATTGATTGGATTGAACGCTTCATAAGAAAATTCGGAAGCCCCAATACCGCCTACGCAACTGAGATTTGTAATTGGCATAAAGACCATGCGCACAAATTTACTTTCGGATCAGGCATCCTCTACCCAGAGTATGCGAAAGCTGACACGATATTGCTTTGGGGGTTTAATCCGAGTGCGACTTGGCTTGATCAAGCAACTCAAATAGCCAACGCGCGCGCACGTGGTGCAAAGATCATGTCGGTTGATCCGCGAAATTCTGGTTACGCGCGCGACGCCGATCACTGGCTCAGAATTCTACCCGGCAGTGATGGTATCCTTGCCATGGGTATAGCCAATCTCATGATCCAACGAAACGGTTACAATGACGCGTTCGTGCGGCATTGGAGTAATGGTCCGTTCTTGGTCCGCGATGACACCGGAGAATTTTTGCGGGCAAAAGACATCGGCGCTGAAGGCGATGGTCGGTATGTTGTGGCCAAACCTGATGGGCAACTCATTATTCTTGATCAAAGAATCAGGAATGAAGACACGAATTTGTCTGATGTTGTTCTCGAGGGAAATATTGCGGTTGAGACAGTTGCAGGCAAAATCATCTGCCGCCCAGCATTTGATCTTTATGCAGAAGCATGCAGGGCCTACTCGCTTGAACGGGTCTCCCAAGAAACGACTATTCCAACAGATGCGATTGAAGCCGCAGCTGAAGCACTGATCAAGGCAAAGAGTGTTGCTTATTATGCGTGGAATGGCGTTGCCCAACATTCTAACGCTGTTCAAACTGATCGCGCCATTGCAATGCTTATGTCGCTTAAGGGTTGTTATGATGCACCCGGTGGTAATGTTGCCTATTCAAAACATGTCACCAATGCTCCCACAAACTTCAATCAATGGCCCGAAGGCCAACTTGCCAAGGCTTTAGGCGCTAAAGAACGTCCCCTTGGCCCCGCCTCACAGGGATGGGTGGCGGCCACTGATCTTTACTCAGCAATTCTGACGAAGAAACCCTACCCTATTCGGGCCATGATGGTCTTTGGCGCGAACCTTGCCGTTTCCCATGGAGAGACAGTACGCGGCAAAGCAGCGCTCGAAGCATTGGAGTTCCATGTCCATTGCGATGCAATCGAAACCCCAACAGCAAGCTATGCCGACATCTTCCTGCCAGTAAACACCGCTTGGGAACGTGAAGGATTGCGCGTTGGTTTTGAGGTCAGTCAAGACGCAGAAGAGCTGATCCAACTGCGCCAACCGATGATCGATAGCCAAGGCGAGTCCCGCTCTGATAGGGAGATTCTCTTCGATCTGGCACAACGGGTCGGATTGTCCGAGGAGTTTTACGGAGGAGACATCGACAAAGCCCTTTCCGCAATGCTGGAGCCAACCGGTGTTAGCCTTGAAGAGCTGCGCGCGCATCCCGAAGGTATCAAACGACCTCTTTCCTATAAGCCAAAAAAATACGCAGAACAAACCGATGGCAAGTTGGTCGGCTTTGCAACTGATACCGGTCGCGTGGAGATCTATTCAGAACTTTTTCTAAGGCATGGTTACGATCCAATTCCGCGTTTTGAAGCACCCGAGCGCGGCGACGCAGACTTTCCGTTTGTACTCACTACCGCCAAAAGCGGTTACTATAATCACTCCTCCCAAAGACATATTCCGTCACTGCGCAAGCGGCTTCCAGAACCCTACGTAGAGCTCTGCTCCGAAACTGCCGACAACAACGGGTTTGCAGCAGACGATATGATGCGCATCGAAACCGCATCGGGTGAAATCCGAATGAAATTGCGGATTAATGATTCCTTGCATCCAGATGTCGCCGTGGCGTCTTACGGTTGGTGGCAGGCCAACGACCGCATGAGCCTACCGGGATTTGACCCCTACACAAACAAGGGATCCAATTATAATCGATTGATCACAGCTGAGAAAAGCGACCCGATCAGTGGCGCAGTTCCACATCGATCTGCGCGGTGCAAACTGTCGCTTCTGGATTCAACAATGGCCGCCCTTCCTTCTTGGAAAGGGTTTGCATCAGCAACGGTTACGTCGGTCGAAACAGTCGCAGATGATGTAACACAAGTCTCTATCAAGATCGATGATCTGAGCGAAGCACCTGACTATCTACCTGGCCAACACATCGTCCTATCAATTGATGGAGCCAATGGCGCGAACAAACTTACGCGCTGCTATTCGCTTGTTGGCGAAGCGGTAAATTCTCAACGCAGCGAATATGTCATTGCAGTTCGCCGTGTGCTTGCTCCTGCTGGTGCATCTGATTTACCGCCAGGAGAAATGTCTGGCTATATCAATGATGGCCTTAAGCCGGGAGCAAAGCTGGCTATCAAAGCGCCTGCTGGTCGGTTTGTCATGCCAGTTGAAAGCGATGCGCCAATTGTGCTGATCGCCGGTGGAATCGGAATCACACCTTTCCTGAGTTATCTGGAGACAGTTGCTAAGAGCAAAATTCAGCCGAGAATTCATCTCGTATATGCCAATAGAAATGGCCGCGCTCATGCTTTCAGAAAGCGGTTGCTGGAGCTTAAGGCAGCAATCCCAACGCTGACTGTCAGCAATATTTACAACGAACCTTTGACGGATGATCTCAAGGGCGTTGAGTACGATCGCTCTGGGGTTGTCAGTGCGGGCGACATTCTGTTGAGCGAATTTGATACCGCACCAAATGTCTTTCAGTGCGGCCCACCTCCGATGATGGCAGCAGTTGAAAAGGCGCTTGCTGAACACGGTCATCCAGCAGAATTGTTGCACAAGGAAGCCTTCACATCACCAGTAGCTACAAATCCCATACCCAAAGGACCCTTTAAGGTCACTTTCGCAAAGTCCGGCAAAACCGTCGTTTGGACACAGGCGTCAGGATCGCTTTTGGATTTGGGAGAAGCTGAAGGCATCACGCTCAACAGCGGTTGCCGAGCGGGGCAATGCGAGAGCTGCGTGCAGACCGTTGTCACTGGTGATGTGACCTACCGAACCGACCTTGAATTCAATGAGAACGATCGATGTCTGACTTGTCAGGCAGTTCCAACTACCGATCTCACTCTGGATGTGTGA
- a CDS encoding ornithine cyclodeaminase family protein gives MTDFFALGPQETKDLLPFDELIEALRSGFVEGCEAPLRHHHTIKIPNDPDATLLLMPAWNSEQLGGIKLVNVNPGNADRGKAALSASYLLFDTKTGHHLAMLDGGEITARRTAAASALAASYLANPEAETLLVVGGGRLGSNLPYAYRAVRPIKNVIVWGRNLEKSKALVRKLKQDGFNASASAYLKHAVEEADIITCATLSKEPLVKGDWLQPGQHLDLIGGFTPLMRETDDQAILRSSVFIDTDGAFSESGDIIDPIKNGVLSKEEVKADLSQLCNKKHSGRQTAEEITLFKAVGTALEDLAAATLAYRKFTGRRNSA, from the coding sequence ATGACAGATTTTTTCGCACTAGGCCCCCAAGAAACCAAAGACCTCCTACCCTTTGACGAACTCATTGAGGCACTCCGATCCGGTTTTGTTGAGGGCTGCGAGGCCCCGCTAAGACATCACCATACAATCAAAATCCCGAATGATCCTGATGCAACCCTCTTGTTAATGCCGGCTTGGAACAGCGAGCAATTAGGTGGCATCAAACTTGTCAATGTTAATCCAGGAAATGCTGACAGAGGCAAGGCAGCTTTGTCGGCAAGCTACCTACTGTTTGACACAAAGACAGGTCATCACCTTGCAATGCTTGACGGGGGGGAGATCACCGCCCGCCGCACAGCGGCCGCATCAGCACTTGCCGCAAGTTATTTGGCAAATCCTGAAGCCGAAACGCTGCTGGTGGTGGGTGGAGGTCGACTTGGCTCCAACCTGCCTTACGCCTATCGCGCAGTGCGCCCTATCAAGAATGTCATCGTCTGGGGCAGAAACCTTGAGAAGTCGAAAGCACTTGTCAGAAAGCTCAAGCAAGACGGCTTCAATGCCTCCGCAAGTGCTTATCTAAAACATGCTGTCGAAGAGGCAGACATCATAACCTGTGCAACGCTCTCAAAAGAGCCTCTTGTCAAAGGTGACTGGCTCCAACCAGGTCAACATCTCGATCTCATCGGCGGCTTCACTCCGCTGATGCGTGAAACTGATGATCAAGCCATACTGAGAAGCTCAGTATTCATCGACACCGATGGCGCTTTCTCAGAAAGCGGCGACATCATCGATCCTATAAAAAACGGTGTTCTGTCCAAAGAAGAGGTCAAAGCTGACCTCTCTCAATTGTGCAACAAAAAACATTCTGGACGACAAACCGCCGAAGAAATCACGCTCTTCAAAGCAGTTGGTACTGCGCTGGAGGACCTTGCAGCAGCAACACTCGCATATCGAAAATTCACTGGGAGGAGAAACAGCGCGTGA
- the ugpC gene encoding sn-glycerol-3-phosphate ABC transporter ATP-binding protein UgpC, whose amino-acid sequence MATISLKDIKKRYGRTEVIHGVSVDIEDGEFIVIVGPSGCGKSTLLRMVAGLETISEGEIQIDGGRVNEKEPMDRDIAMVFQNYALYPHMSVRQNMAYSLKIAKVPASEIEHKVQEAAKLLQLEPYLDRKPKELSGGQRQRVAMGRAIVREPAVFLFDEPLSNLDAKLRVQMRLEIKQLQANLGITSLYVTHDQVEAMTMADRMIVMNGGIAEQVGSPLDVYEKPQTLFTAQFIGSPAMNIVAGNVKTGKVSVGNSYVCDSDAPDDSVSVGMRPEHVVIDPEGPLTVNVFQSEPLGANTLLHGKLGNEPFTVSAQGVHRISKAGEEIRLSIAPENVHLFNVDSGKRIG is encoded by the coding sequence ATGGCAACGATAAGTCTAAAAGACATTAAAAAACGCTATGGCAGAACCGAAGTTATTCACGGTGTCAGCGTCGATATTGAAGATGGTGAATTTATCGTAATCGTTGGACCTTCTGGCTGCGGTAAATCAACGCTTTTGCGCATGGTAGCGGGTCTTGAAACCATTAGTGAAGGAGAGATCCAAATCGATGGCGGTAGGGTGAATGAAAAAGAGCCCATGGATCGCGATATCGCTATGGTATTTCAAAACTATGCGCTTTATCCGCATATGTCTGTGCGCCAGAACATGGCGTATAGTTTGAAAATCGCAAAGGTTCCGGCAAGCGAGATTGAGCATAAGGTGCAGGAAGCCGCAAAACTTTTGCAACTTGAGCCATATTTGGATCGTAAACCTAAAGAACTATCAGGTGGACAACGTCAGCGCGTTGCAATGGGACGTGCGATCGTACGTGAACCTGCGGTGTTTTTATTTGATGAACCACTTTCTAATCTTGATGCTAAATTACGCGTACAAATGCGCCTTGAGATTAAACAGCTTCAGGCTAATTTAGGGATCACATCCTTATATGTAACGCACGATCAGGTCGAAGCCATGACAATGGCTGATCGTATGATTGTTATGAATGGCGGCATTGCCGAACAAGTGGGATCGCCACTTGATGTATATGAAAAACCTCAAACATTGTTCACCGCTCAGTTTATCGGAAGTCCGGCAATGAACATTGTCGCTGGCAATGTGAAAACTGGCAAAGTAAGTGTGGGAAACTCTTATGTTTGTGACAGTGATGCGCCTGATGATTCAGTATCTGTTGGTATGCGTCCGGAGCATGTTGTAATTGATCCTGAAGGTCCGCTAACGGTTAACGTATTTCAGTCAGAACCTTTAGGTGCCAACACATTATTGCATGGTAAGTTAGGTAATGAGCCATTTACTGTAAGTGCTCAAGGTGTGCACAGAATATCCAAGGCGGGTGAAGAAATCCGTCTGTCGATAGCTCCGGAAAATGTGCACCTATTTAATGTCGATAGCGGAAAGAGAATTGGATGA
- a CDS encoding TRAP transporter large permease subunit, with protein MEFITPEFMCAALVCLVATLLLFGFPVAFTLAGSSLIIAAIGAYLGVLDWAIMTAFPQRVFSIMTNEVLIAVVLFVFMGVMLERSKLAEELLENMARIFGSKPGGIAYAVCIVGALLAASTGIAGATVVTMGLLSLPVMIRRGYDPSLSCGIITASGTLGQIIPPSIILVILGDQLSVAYQNAQFEQGIFSPDTVSVNELFAGALFPGFVLVSLYILYIFVRTIINPAIAPAMPPEDNANGDNRLIWKLLGSLIPPIFLIVAVLGSILAGIASPTEAAAVGGGGAILLASYKLNVATRTTMLAGLIAFAVMVTLALGFDLRSQRDVVTTKDWIAIAAAIVATCVFLFAMAVALRTTFKERSSNGLRVLAQVMRSTMSISSMVFVILIGAAMFSLVFRGFGGDEIIEEWLKSLPGGTLSAVLIVMIIMFFLGFFLDYLEIVFIVVPIVAPVLLQMEVAPGVLMSPVWLGVMMALNLQTSYLTPPFGYALFFLRGVAPDTIKTGQIYKGVIPFVLIQLFCLVILWFFPNLAIWLPAQIYGG; from the coding sequence ATGGAATTTATCACCCCTGAATTCATGTGTGCAGCTTTGGTCTGCCTCGTTGCAACTCTTCTCCTATTTGGATTTCCGGTTGCTTTTACTCTGGCCGGTAGTTCACTGATTATCGCGGCGATAGGCGCATACCTTGGTGTGCTCGATTGGGCCATCATGACTGCGTTCCCACAACGGGTTTTCTCGATCATGACCAATGAGGTGCTCATTGCGGTCGTTCTATTTGTCTTCATGGGCGTGATGCTCGAACGATCAAAACTCGCCGAAGAACTTCTTGAAAACATGGCGCGCATCTTCGGTTCAAAACCCGGCGGCATAGCCTATGCAGTCTGCATCGTTGGTGCGTTGCTAGCCGCTTCAACTGGCATAGCTGGTGCCACCGTTGTCACCATGGGACTGTTATCATTGCCGGTCATGATACGCCGTGGCTACGATCCTTCTTTGTCATGCGGCATCATCACAGCTTCCGGAACACTCGGCCAAATCATTCCTCCTTCAATCATTTTGGTCATCTTAGGAGATCAGCTCTCCGTCGCTTACCAAAATGCGCAATTTGAGCAGGGAATATTTTCACCCGATACAGTAAGCGTAAATGAGCTGTTTGCTGGTGCTCTCTTTCCAGGCTTTGTTCTTGTAAGTCTTTATATCCTTTACATTTTTGTTCGAACGATAATAAATCCGGCTATAGCACCTGCTATGCCGCCTGAAGACAATGCGAATGGTGATAACCGTCTGATCTGGAAATTGTTGGGTTCTTTGATCCCGCCAATATTTTTGATAGTTGCCGTGTTGGGCTCGATCTTGGCCGGTATTGCCTCACCCACAGAGGCGGCTGCAGTGGGTGGCGGTGGCGCAATCTTACTCGCATCCTACAAACTTAATGTTGCGACGAGAACTACCATGCTAGCTGGCCTCATTGCATTTGCTGTCATGGTAACCCTTGCCTTAGGATTTGATTTGCGGTCGCAACGCGACGTTGTGACTACGAAGGATTGGATCGCAATCGCGGCTGCTATTGTTGCTACGTGTGTTTTCCTCTTTGCAATGGCCGTTGCTCTTCGAACGACATTCAAGGAACGCAGCAGCAACGGGTTAAGAGTGCTCGCACAAGTCATGCGCTCAACCATGAGCATCTCATCAATGGTATTTGTGATCTTGATCGGTGCGGCCATGTTCTCACTCGTGTTCCGCGGGTTCGGCGGTGACGAAATTATCGAGGAATGGCTGAAATCGCTGCCGGGTGGTACTTTGTCTGCAGTCTTGATCGTCATGATCATCATGTTCTTTCTTGGGTTCTTCCTCGACTATCTTGAGATCGTCTTTATCGTTGTACCGATCGTTGCTCCGGTTTTATTGCAAATGGAGGTGGCACCAGGTGTTCTCATGAGCCCCGTTTGGTTGGGAGTTATGATGGCCTTGAACCTTCAGACGTCATACCTCACACCACCTTTTGGATATGCATTATTCTTCCTAAGGGGAGTGGCTCCAGACACAATCAAAACGGGCCAGATCTACAAGGGAGTCATACCTTTCGTTCTGATCCAACTATTCTGCCTGGTGATTTTATGGTTCTTCCCAAATCTGGCCATTTGGCTTCCCGCACAGATTTATGGAGGGTAA
- a CDS encoding glycerophosphodiester phosphodiesterase family protein has protein sequence MIYSQFLRKKLQGLGAKPLIYGHRGARGELPENTMPGIRHLVENGIFAVEIDVQNTADSVPILHHDPEISTNLAKDENGDWLDQTGPKIIESTYSDLQSYDLGALKPGTDYQKKFPNQLVMNDVSVPTLETFCEWLSEQPDFVANIEIKSYANRSDLGDSPSGLARTVITALEKFGVSEHAIISSFDWRVLTECLSLDDQITLGFLSYFDRPNPPMQPNIYTDSPWMAGAHWSGAKTSLPNIIKNLGGQIWAPFFQDITKEHVAMAQQIGLIVNVWTVNEEADIFRMIDCGVDGIITDFPARTKALLSGSKTP, from the coding sequence ATGATCTACTCCCAATTTCTCCGTAAAAAGCTACAGGGATTAGGCGCTAAGCCTCTAATTTATGGCCATCGCGGTGCGCGTGGAGAATTGCCTGAAAATACTATGCCGGGTATCAGGCATCTAGTTGAGAATGGAATTTTTGCAGTTGAGATTGATGTGCAAAACACAGCTGACTCTGTTCCCATTCTTCATCATGATCCTGAAATATCGACCAATTTAGCCAAGGATGAAAATGGTGATTGGCTCGATCAAACAGGTCCTAAAATCATCGAGAGTACATATTCTGACTTGCAGTCTTATGATTTGGGTGCCCTTAAACCCGGTACGGATTATCAAAAAAAGTTCCCTAACCAACTTGTGATGAACGATGTTTCTGTTCCTACTTTGGAAACCTTTTGTGAGTGGTTGAGCGAGCAACCAGATTTCGTCGCAAATATTGAGATTAAGTCATATGCAAACCGTTCTGATCTCGGCGATAGTCCATCCGGATTGGCAAGAACGGTTATAACAGCACTTGAAAAGTTTGGCGTGAGCGAACACGCAATCATATCCTCATTTGACTGGCGTGTGCTGACGGAATGTCTTAGTCTAGATGATCAAATTACCTTAGGATTCTTAAGTTATTTTGATCGACCAAACCCACCGATGCAGCCCAACATTTATACAGATTCTCCGTGGATGGCAGGGGCGCATTGGTCAGGCGCTAAAACTTCATTGCCGAATATAATCAAGAACCTTGGTGGTCAAATATGGGCGCCATTTTTCCAAGATATCACAAAAGAACACGTAGCGATGGCGCAACAAATTGGATTGATCGTAAATGTCTGGACCGTCAATGAAGAAGCGGACATATTCAGAATGATCGATTGCGGCGTGGATGGCATTATTACCGATTTCCCCGCGCGAACGAAAGCACTCCTTTCAGGCTCGAAAACGCCTTAA